The following are encoded in a window of Panicum virgatum strain AP13 chromosome 5N, P.virgatum_v5, whole genome shotgun sequence genomic DNA:
- the LOC120676540 gene encoding uncharacterized protein LOC120676540: MTDSPQLDQPPPPPPTDQKSVALAAANALPNLVPLKPKMIIKGVLGRYERWNPVHPTAGAFWGMGLGLGCGVGWGPGFGPEVIGYVGAGCGVGFSVGVTLAGVGIGLPQHVLVRSNDQSGGFPSNMTLESARYYTMTIVRGLVRDVIGYASQISGGGVVPKLGKGVSSSIQSNRRS; encoded by the exons ATGACCGATTCCCCACAACTcgaccagccgccgccgccgcctcctaccGACCAAAAAAGCGTCGCGCTAGCAGCAGCAAATGCCTTGCCTAACCTG GTTCCGTTGAAGCCGAAGATGATCATCAAGGGGGTTCTTGGGCGGTACGAGCGGTGGAACCCCGTCCACCCGACGGCCGGCGCGTTCTGGGGCATGGGGCTCGGCCTCGGTTGCGGAGTCGGCTGGGGCCCCGGGTTCGGCCCCGAGGTGATTGGGTACgtcggcgccggctgcggcgtgggGTTCAGCGTCGGTGTCACGCTCGCCGGCGTAGGCATCGGCCTGCCGCAGCACGTCCTCGTTAGGAGCAACGACCAAAGCGGGG GTTTTCCGAGCAATATGACCCTTGAATCGGCAAGGTATTACACGATGACTATCGTCAGAGGTTTGGTCAGGGATGTCATTGGTTATGCAAGCCAGATTTCTGGAGGTGGTGTTGTGCCCAAGTTGGGGAAAGGTGTGTCAAGTAGCATCCAGTCAAACAGGAGGAGTTGA